In a single window of the Thermus amyloliquefaciens genome:
- a CDS encoding Dabb family protein has product MEHLIVFNAEASPEEVREMVRKAREVLLQIPGVCGLRYGEALSPGARYRYWLSILFEGPEVVAFYRDHPLHVEFANRVFRPLAPDRITTDYLVLTEVPCGN; this is encoded by the coding sequence GTGGAGCACCTGATCGTGTTCAACGCCGAGGCCAGCCCGGAGGAGGTGAGGGAGATGGTGCGGAAGGCCCGGGAGGTGTTGCTCCAGATCCCGGGGGTCTGCGGGCTCCGCTACGGGGAGGCCCTTTCCCCAGGGGCCCGTTACCGTTACTGGCTTTCCATCCTCTTTGAGGGGCCGGAGGTGGTGGCCTTCTACCGGGACCATCCCCTGCACGTGGAGTTCGCCAACCGGGTGTTCCGGCCCCTGGCCCCCGACCGGATCACCACCGACTACCTGGTGCTGACGGAGGTGCCATGCGGCAACTAG
- a CDS encoding HAD family hydrolase: MVGELKALLWDLDGTLAETEELHREAFNRAFAHFGLPLFWDQETYARLLWTTGGKERLQRALEETPEAPRLSWEAIAEVHRYKTDLYLRLLREEGVALRPGVRRVLAEAREVAALLPHLGEPGNPAPVLQGPRAGERVVVDLAYLEEVRRWWST; encoded by the coding sequence ATGGTGGGGGAGCTGAAGGCCCTGCTTTGGGACCTGGACGGCACCCTGGCGGAGACGGAGGAGCTCCACCGGGAGGCCTTCAACCGGGCCTTTGCCCACTTTGGCCTTCCCCTATTCTGGGACCAGGAAACCTACGCCCGCCTCCTTTGGACCACGGGGGGCAAGGAGCGCCTGCAACGGGCCCTAGAGGAGACCCCTGAGGCCCCCCGGCTTTCCTGGGAGGCCATCGCCGAGGTCCACCGGTACAAGACGGACCTCTACCTGAGGCTTTTGCGGGAGGAAGGGGTGGCGTTGCGCCCAGGGGTCCGCCGGGTGCTTGCCGAAGCCCGGGAGGTGGCTGCCCTCCTCCCCCATCTTGGGGAGCCAGGGAACCCGGCCCCTGTGCTCCAAGGGCCAAGGGCGGGGGAAAGGGTGGTGGTGGACCTGGCCTACCTGGAAGAGGTGAGAAGGTGGTGGAGCACCTGA
- a CDS encoding class II fructose-bisphosphate aldolase, whose protein sequence is MALHLDHGESLQEVVRALKQGFTSVMLDGSHLPLEENLRLTRLAVEVARAYGATVEGEVGAVPGGYHGPVSQEPVAYTDPAEARRYLEETGVDALAVSIGTRHGLHKGPVRLNLPLLEELSRLPVPLVLHGASGLSPEDYRAVVARGIRKINLYADLALEAASVLRKVEAEDYLGLMAAVKEGLKDLAMARMRLWWGS, encoded by the coding sequence GTGGCCTTGCACCTGGACCATGGGGAAAGCCTCCAGGAGGTGGTACGGGCCCTGAAACAGGGCTTCACCAGCGTGATGCTGGATGGAAGCCACCTGCCCCTGGAGGAGAACCTCCGCCTCACCCGCCTGGCGGTGGAGGTGGCCCGGGCCTATGGGGCCACGGTGGAGGGGGAGGTGGGGGCGGTGCCGGGAGGGTACCACGGGCCGGTTTCTCAGGAGCCCGTGGCCTACACCGATCCAGCGGAGGCCAGGCGCTACCTGGAGGAAACCGGGGTGGACGCCCTGGCGGTGTCCATCGGCACCCGCCACGGCCTGCACAAGGGTCCGGTGCGCCTGAACCTGCCCCTTTTGGAGGAGCTCAGCCGGCTTCCTGTTCCCCTGGTCCTCCACGGGGCCTCGGGCCTGAGCCCGGAGGACTACCGGGCCGTGGTGGCCCGGGGGATCCGCAAGATCAACCTCTACGCCGACCTGGCCCTCGAGGCGGCCTCGGTCCTCCGGAAGGTGGAGGCGGAGGACTATTTGGGCCTGATGGCGGCCGTGAAGGAGGGCCTAAAGGATCTGGCCATGGCCCGGATGCGCCTATGGTGGGGGAGCTGA
- a CDS encoding 2-phosphosulfolactate phosphatase: MRFWVDPLPRPGAYGGTAIVVDVIRATTTASAYLRAGAQALILARGVEAARALRQDGEVLAGEVGGLPPEGFDLGNSPREVDGVVGKVVVMATTNGTRAAHAALGARHILLGSLQNARAVAEAARQTGEEIHLVCAGKEGHLALDDLYTAGVIGKRLKALGFSPEGEMAQLALFLAENPPFPVLAASEAARALVGVGLGEDVAECARVDAHGVVPRFLGLRGEGMVFGV, from the coding sequence ATGAGGTTTTGGGTGGACCCCCTTCCCCGTCCCGGTGCCTATGGGGGCACGGCCATCGTGGTGGACGTGATCCGGGCCACCACCACCGCTTCCGCTTACCTCCGGGCTGGAGCCCAGGCCTTGATCCTGGCCAGGGGGGTGGAGGCCGCCCGGGCTTTACGCCAGGATGGGGAGGTTCTGGCCGGGGAGGTGGGGGGGCTTCCCCCAGAGGGGTTTGACCTGGGCAACTCCCCCCGGGAGGTGGATGGGGTGGTGGGGAAGGTCGTGGTCATGGCCACCACCAACGGTACCCGGGCGGCCCACGCCGCCTTGGGGGCCAGGCACATCCTTCTCGGTTCCCTGCAAAACGCCCGGGCGGTGGCGGAGGCGGCCAGGCAAACCGGGGAGGAGATCCACCTGGTGTGTGCGGGGAAGGAAGGCCACCTGGCCTTGGACGACCTCTACACCGCCGGGGTCATTGGGAAGCGCCTTAAGGCCCTGGGGTTTTCCCCGGAAGGGGAGATGGCCCAACTGGCCCTTTTCCTGGCGGAAAACCCCCCCTTTCCCGTCCTTGCCGCCAGCGAGGCCGCCCGCGCCCTGGTGGGGGTGGGTCTTGGGGAGGATGTGGCCGAGTGCGCCCGGGTGGACGCTCACGGGGTTGTCCCCCGCTTTTTGGGCCTGCGGGGTGAGGGCATGGTCTTCGGGGTATAG
- the tkt gene encoding transketolase, producing MTETKDLTALSVNAIRFLAIDAVEKAKSGHPGMPMAMAPLAYLLFREAMRHNPLDPSWPNRDRFVLSAGHGSMLLYAVLHLTGYDLSLEEIKRFRQWGSKTPGHPEYGHTPGVEVTTGPLGQGISTAVGLALAERKLAAEFNRPGYEVVDHYTYVLASDGDLMEGVSGEASSLAGHWKLSKLIVFWDNNHISIDGPTDLAFTEDVLARYRAYGWHTLAVEDANDLQALRHALRLAQMDERPSLIAVRSHIGFGSPKQDSHKAHGEPLGLEAVEATRRNLGWPYPPFEVPEEVYRHMDMREKGRAWQQAWEALMEAYARAYPDLHQELSRRLRGELPSLPEEPPAFDKPVATRAASGKALDAIAPRMPELLGGSADLTPSNNTQAQGMADFSPQNPTGRYLHFGVREHGMGAILNGLNLHGGYRAYGGTFLVFSDYMRPAIRLAALMGTPTVFVFTHDTIALGEDGPTHQPVEHLMSLRAMPGLWVIRPADAYETFYAWQVALRRKEGPTALVLTRQAVPLLSPEKAKGLLWGGYVLEDAERPEGVIVATGSEVHLALKARALLAEKGRRVRVVSLPSFELFEAQPEAYRKEVLPPGLPTVAVEAGASLGWERYAQKVVGLDRFGASAPYPEVYEKLGFTPERVAEALEELL from the coding sequence ATGACCGAGACCAAGGACCTCACCGCCCTTTCGGTGAACGCCATCCGCTTCCTGGCCATAGACGCCGTGGAGAAGGCCAAAAGCGGCCACCCTGGCATGCCCATGGCCATGGCCCCCTTGGCTTACCTCCTCTTCCGGGAGGCGATGCGCCACAACCCCCTGGACCCTTCCTGGCCCAACCGGGACCGCTTCGTGCTCTCCGCCGGGCATGGCTCCATGCTCCTGTATGCCGTCCTTCACCTCACGGGTTATGACCTTTCCCTGGAGGAGATCAAGCGCTTCCGCCAGTGGGGCTCCAAGACCCCGGGCCATCCCGAGTACGGCCACACCCCAGGGGTAGAGGTGACCACCGGCCCCTTGGGCCAAGGGATTTCCACCGCCGTGGGCCTCGCCTTGGCCGAGAGGAAGCTGGCCGCGGAGTTCAACCGCCCCGGCTATGAGGTGGTGGACCACTACACCTATGTGCTGGCCTCGGATGGGGACCTGATGGAGGGGGTTTCCGGGGAGGCCAGCTCCTTGGCGGGGCACTGGAAGCTTTCCAAGCTCATCGTCTTTTGGGACAACAACCATATCTCCATTGACGGCCCCACCGACTTGGCCTTCACCGAGGACGTTTTGGCGCGGTACCGGGCTTATGGATGGCACACCCTTGCCGTGGAGGACGCGAACGACCTCCAAGCCCTCCGCCACGCCCTCCGCCTGGCCCAGATGGACGAAAGGCCCTCCCTCATCGCCGTGCGGAGCCACATCGGCTTCGGCTCCCCCAAGCAGGACTCCCACAAGGCCCACGGGGAGCCCCTGGGCCTCGAGGCGGTGGAGGCCACCCGCAGGAACCTGGGCTGGCCCTACCCGCCCTTTGAGGTGCCGGAGGAGGTCTACCGGCACATGGACATGCGGGAGAAGGGGAGGGCTTGGCAGCAAGCCTGGGAAGCGCTCATGGAGGCCTATGCCCGGGCCTATCCCGATCTCCACCAGGAGCTTTCCCGCCGCCTGCGGGGGGAGCTTCCCTCCCTTCCCGAGGAGCCCCCGGCCTTTGACAAGCCCGTGGCCACCCGGGCGGCGAGCGGCAAGGCCCTGGACGCCATCGCCCCCCGGATGCCGGAGCTTCTGGGGGGAAGCGCCGACCTCACCCCCTCCAACAACACCCAGGCCCAGGGCATGGCGGACTTTTCCCCGCAAAACCCCACGGGCCGCTACCTGCACTTTGGGGTGCGGGAGCACGGGATGGGGGCCATCCTGAACGGGCTGAACCTCCACGGGGGCTACCGGGCCTACGGGGGCACCTTCCTGGTTTTCTCCGACTACATGCGCCCCGCCATCCGCCTGGCGGCCCTCATGGGCACCCCCACGGTCTTCGTCTTCACCCACGACACCATCGCCCTGGGGGAGGATGGCCCCACCCACCAGCCGGTGGAGCACCTCATGAGCCTGAGGGCCATGCCGGGCCTTTGGGTGATCCGCCCCGCCGATGCCTACGAGACCTTCTACGCCTGGCAGGTGGCCCTAAGGCGTAAGGAGGGCCCCACGGCCCTGGTCCTCACCCGGCAGGCGGTGCCCCTCCTTTCCCCGGAGAAGGCCAAGGGGCTCCTTTGGGGCGGCTACGTGCTGGAGGATGCGGAAAGGCCCGAAGGGGTGATCGTGGCCACGGGGAGCGAGGTGCACCTGGCCCTGAAGGCCCGGGCCCTTTTGGCGGAGAAGGGGCGCCGGGTGCGGGTGGTGAGCCTGCCCTCCTTTGAGCTCTTTGAGGCGCAGCCCGAGGCGTACCGGAAGGAGGTGCTCCCCCCCGGCCTCCCCACCGTGGCGGTGGAGGCGGGGGCCAGCTTGGGCTGGGAGCGCTACGCCCAGAAGGTGGTGGGCCTGGACCGCTTTGGGGCCAGCGCCCCTTACCCCGAGGTCTACGAGAAGCTGGGCTTCACCCCGGAGCGGGTGGCGGAGGCCTTGGAAGAACTCCTATGA
- a CDS encoding transposase family protein gives MTLREALSQVPDPRAHNRRYPLWGLLALVLLAFLSRVDSLRGVSRFARANPHLLPHLGLRKAPGHTALTQLLHRLDPKALAEALAKVFPGREVEGEKVLVADGKVLRGSGKGKSPQVRLVEAWALSLGRTLAQARAEGREDKALLELLERLGAEGLAGKVVVGDAGFLYPEVARQVRAKGGSTSWC, from the coding sequence ATGACCCTGCGCGAAGCCCTATCCCAGGTTCCCGACCCCCGGGCCCACAACCGCCGCTACCCCCTCTGGGGCCTGCTGGCACTGGTTCTTTTGGCCTTCCTCTCCCGCGTGGACTCCCTGCGCGGCGTCTCCCGCTTCGCCCGCGCCAACCCCCACCTCCTCCCCCACCTGGGCCTGCGCAAGGCCCCGGGCCACACCGCCCTCACCCAACTCCTTCACCGCCTGGACCCAAAGGCCCTGGCGGAGGCCCTGGCCAAGGTCTTCCCGGGAAGAGAGGTGGAAGGGGAAAAGGTCCTGGTGGCCGACGGCAAGGTGCTGCGAGGGAGCGGGAAGGGGAAGAGCCCCCAGGTCCGCCTGGTGGAGGCCTGGGCCCTTTCCCTGGGGCGCACCCTGGCCCAGGCCAGGGCGGAGGGAAGGGAGGACAAGGCGCTTCTGGAGCTTTTGGAGCGCCTGGGGGCGGAGGGGCTTGCGGGGAAGGTGGTGGTGGGGGATGCGGGGTTTTTGTACCCCGAGGTGGCCCGCCAGGTGCGGGCAAAGGGGGGGAGTACCTCCTGGTGCTGA
- a CDS encoding DDE transposase family protein, whose translation MLKGNQGGLLGWVREVFAGMARGALPGETRAEWVREVDGEVRRYEVWASAVLPPEVAAFPGARQAVRLVREVVVKGTGEVRRREGYALTSLGPEEADARVLGEIWVGRWGVENGSFWVRDVLLREDAFQVRGRGGEVLAVLRAHLVSWLNWKGVRRKKAALEVFSFNPLAALRFLGLYAE comes from the coding sequence GTGCTGAAGGGGAACCAGGGGGGGCTTTTGGGGTGGGTGCGGGAGGTGTTTGCGGGGATGGCACGAGGGGCCCTGCCTGGGGAGACGCGGGCGGAGTGGGTGCGGGAGGTGGACGGAGAGGTGAGGCGGTACGAGGTGTGGGCTTCTGCGGTGTTGCCGCCGGAGGTGGCGGCCTTTCCTGGGGCCAGGCAGGCGGTGCGGCTGGTGCGGGAGGTGGTGGTGAAGGGGACGGGGGAGGTGAGGCGGAGGGAGGGGTACGCGCTCACGAGCCTGGGGCCGGAGGAGGCGGACGCCCGGGTGCTGGGGGAGATTTGGGTGGGGCGATGGGGGGTGGAGAATGGTTCCTTCTGGGTGCGGGATGTGCTTTTGCGGGAGGACGCCTTTCAGGTGCGGGGGCGAGGGGGTGAGGTGCTGGCGGTGTTGCGGGCGCACTTGGTCTCGTGGTTGAACTGGAAGGGGGTGCGCCGGAAGAAGGCGGCCTTGGAGGTTTTCTCCTTCAACCCCCTGGCTGCCCTGCGGTTCCTGGGGCTCTATGCAGAATAG
- the cas2e gene encoding type I-E CRISPR-associated endoribonuclease Cas2e, producing the protein MVVMVLEKVPRSLRGELTRWLLELDTGVFVGRVSAVVRELLWEKVVEKAGDGRCAMAWRTNNEQGFALRLHGYQDRSLRDFDGIVLVSVRTAEALRKAEKLKRMTKVAHGDFENQTSE; encoded by the coding sequence ATGGTGGTGATGGTCCTGGAGAAGGTACCGAGGAGCCTGAGGGGTGAGCTCACCCGCTGGCTTTTGGAGCTGGACACGGGCGTCTTCGTGGGCCGGGTGAGCGCTGTGGTGCGGGAGCTTCTTTGGGAGAAGGTGGTGGAAAAGGCTGGGGATGGTCGTTGCGCCATGGCCTGGCGCACCAACAACGAACAGGGCTTTGCCCTCAGGCTTCACGGCTACCAGGACAGGTCCTTGCGGGACTTTGATGGTATAGTGTTGGTGTCGGTGCGCACCGCTGAAGCTTTGCGCAAGGCTGAAAAGCTAAAGCGCATGACCAAGGTGGCGCACGGGGATTTTGAAAACCAAACCTCGGAATAA
- the cas1e gene encoding type I-E CRISPR-associated endonuclease Cas1e has translation MPPVPPARNLKELPKFRDGLSYLYVEHAFLEQEAQGIGVYDREGLTLVPVAALGVLFLGPGTRITHAAIRALAGNGCTVCWVGEGYARFYAQGLGDTRSALRLQRQARAWADPKLHLEVVYRLYEKRFQEPLPRDLSLEQVRGLEGVRVRAAYARWSQETGVPWKGRSYDRRDWAASDPVNRALSSGAAYLYGLAHAAIVSAGFSPALGFIHTGKLLSFVYDVADLYKTEVLVPAAFLAAAEGDLEVERRVRQRLRERILEARLLERMVEDLLDLFQGLGLPEEAKEEEEDPTRPGGLWDPEGEVEGGVAYGGDGPGEGTEEPEG, from the coding sequence ATGCCCCCCGTTCCCCCGGCCCGCAACCTGAAGGAGCTTCCCAAGTTCCGGGATGGCCTTTCGTACCTGTACGTGGAGCACGCCTTCCTGGAGCAGGAGGCCCAAGGCATTGGCGTCTACGACCGGGAGGGCCTCACCTTGGTGCCGGTGGCCGCCCTGGGGGTGCTTTTCCTGGGGCCCGGCACCCGCATCACCCATGCCGCCATCCGGGCCCTTGCCGGCAACGGCTGCACGGTGTGCTGGGTAGGGGAGGGGTACGCCCGCTTCTACGCCCAGGGTCTGGGGGACACCCGCAGCGCCCTCCGCCTCCAGCGTCAAGCCCGGGCCTGGGCCGATCCCAAGCTTCACCTGGAGGTGGTGTACCGCCTGTATGAAAAACGCTTCCAGGAACCCTTGCCCCGGGACCTCAGCTTGGAGCAGGTGCGGGGCCTCGAGGGGGTACGGGTGCGGGCCGCCTACGCCCGTTGGAGCCAGGAAACGGGGGTGCCGTGGAAGGGCCGGAGCTACGACCGCCGGGACTGGGCGGCTTCCGACCCGGTGAACCGGGCGCTTTCCTCGGGGGCGGCCTACCTGTACGGCCTGGCCCATGCGGCCATCGTGAGCGCGGGCTTCAGCCCTGCCCTGGGCTTCATCCACACGGGGAAGCTCCTCTCCTTCGTTTACGATGTGGCCGACCTCTACAAGACCGAGGTCCTGGTGCCCGCCGCCTTCTTGGCGGCGGCGGAGGGGGACCTCGAGGTGGAGCGCCGGGTGCGTCAGAGGCTTCGGGAGCGCATCCTGGAGGCCAGGCTCCTGGAGAGGATGGTGGAGGACCTCCTGGACCTTTTCCAAGGCCTTGGTCTGCCCGAGGAGGCCAAGGAGGAAGAAGAAGACCCCACCCGCCCCGGGGGGCTTTGGGACCCGGAAGGGGAGGTGGAGGGGGGCGTGGCCTATGGTGGTGATGGTCCTGGAGAAGGTACCGAGGAGCCTGAGGGGTGA
- the cas6e gene encoding type I-E CRISPR-associated protein Cas6/Cse3/CasE, whose translation MWISKLVLDRRSKAARKDLASPYEMHRTLSRAVSRALEEKKERLLWRLEPTRGLEDPVVLVQTLTEPDWSVLEEGYARVFPPKPFRPALRPGQVLRFRLKANPSKRARETGERVALKTREEKLFWLERKLREGGFRLLEEDGRLLADIRQDTFLEMRHKDGHLIQVQAVLFEGVLEVVDPEAALITLERGIGPGKALGLGLLSLRP comes from the coding sequence ATGTGGATCAGCAAGCTGGTGCTTGACCGGCGTTCCAAAGCCGCCCGCAAGGACCTGGCGAGCCCTTACGAGATGCACCGTACCCTCTCCCGGGCGGTGTCCCGGGCTCTAGAAGAGAAGAAAGAGCGGCTCCTTTGGCGCCTCGAGCCCACCCGGGGCCTCGAGGACCCCGTGGTCCTGGTGCAGACCCTCACCGAGCCAGACTGGAGCGTGCTGGAGGAGGGGTACGCCCGGGTTTTCCCCCCCAAGCCCTTCCGCCCTGCCCTCAGGCCCGGGCAGGTCCTCCGCTTCCGCCTGAAGGCCAACCCCAGCAAGCGGGCGCGGGAAACCGGGGAACGGGTGGCCCTCAAGACCCGCGAGGAAAAGCTCTTCTGGCTGGAGCGAAAGCTGCGGGAGGGGGGTTTTCGCCTTTTGGAAGAGGACGGGCGCCTCCTGGCGGACATCCGTCAGGACACCTTCCTGGAAATGCGCCACAAGGACGGCCACCTGATCCAGGTCCAGGCGGTGCTCTTTGAGGGGGTGCTGGAGGTGGTGGACCCCGAGGCGGCCCTGATAACCCTGGAGCGGGGTATTGGCCCCGGGAAGGCGCTGGGCCTCGGCCTCCTCTCCCTGCGTCCTTAG
- the cas5e gene encoding type I-E CRISPR-associated protein Cas5/CasD: MPTLLLRLQGPMQSWGTRSRFDHRDTWPYPTKSGVLGLLAAALGRDRGEDVSDLAALRMGVRVDRKGVLRVDYQTAQEVLRADLTGKGNVQSWRYYLSDAAFLVGLEGPRPLLEEAHRALLNPRFVLYLGRKGYVPSPPPYLEDGLREEPLEEALQNYPFLFPNGPREDLLLVLEAAEGRLVYDQPIAPFAARRFGARYVREELLPKDRVRLREVPHVDQQAGA; the protein is encoded by the coding sequence ATGCCCACGCTCCTGCTTCGGCTCCAAGGTCCCATGCAGTCCTGGGGCACCCGGAGCCGCTTTGACCACCGGGACACCTGGCCCTACCCCACCAAAAGCGGCGTTCTGGGCCTCCTGGCCGCCGCCTTGGGCCGGGACCGGGGGGAGGACGTCTCCGACCTGGCCGCCCTGCGCATGGGGGTGCGGGTGGACCGGAAGGGGGTCCTGCGGGTGGACTACCAGACGGCCCAGGAGGTGCTGCGGGCGGACCTCACGGGGAAGGGCAACGTCCAGAGCTGGCGTTACTACCTCTCCGATGCCGCCTTCCTGGTGGGCCTCGAGGGGCCTAGGCCCCTCCTGGAGGAGGCCCACCGGGCCCTCCTGAACCCCCGCTTCGTCCTTTACCTGGGCCGGAAAGGGTACGTGCCAAGCCCCCCGCCTTACCTGGAAGACGGCTTGCGGGAAGAACCCCTGGAGGAGGCTTTGCAGAACTACCCCTTCCTGTTTCCGAATGGGCCCCGGGAGGATCTCCTCCTTGTCCTGGAAGCGGCAGAGGGGCGGCTGGTGTACGACCAGCCCATCGCCCCGTTCGCCGCGCGCCGGTTTGGTGCCCGGTACGTTCGGGAGGAGCTCCTTCCGAAAGACCGGGTCAGGTTGAGGGAGGTACCCCATGTGGATCAGCAAGCTGGTGCTTGA
- the cas7e gene encoding type I-E CRISPR-associated protein Cas7/Cse4/CasC: MKLLEVHVIQTVAPSNLNRDDTGSPKDALFGGFRRARISSQAQKRAVRVAFREWPLLSEAERAVRTKRLLEALLKRLEGVPEDKAQRAVENALNALGLGVKEGRTEYLLFLGAGELDRLAGLIRENLEALSAQEAKGKKKAEVDGELKKALEKVLDGGKAVDLALFGRMLADRPEFGVDAACQVAHALSTHKVDREFDFYTAVDDLNPKEETGAGMMGDVEFYSATMYRYAVVNLDKLLENLQGDRELAQKGALAFLEAFALTLPSGKQNSFAAHNPPLFLAFRAGVGLPRNLATAFERPIWPKEGKALSALSVEALVREWAKFDRAYGALEPEWKGALNLTEAEVQGIDLVDGLGGLRKRAEEALKALLAPGG, from the coding sequence ATGAAGCTTCTGGAAGTGCACGTGATCCAGACGGTGGCCCCCAGCAACCTGAACCGGGACGACACGGGAAGCCCCAAGGACGCCCTCTTCGGCGGCTTCCGCCGGGCCCGCATCTCCAGCCAGGCCCAGAAGCGGGCGGTGCGGGTGGCCTTTAGGGAGTGGCCCCTCCTTTCTGAGGCTGAGCGGGCGGTGCGCACCAAGCGCCTCTTGGAGGCCCTTCTGAAGCGGCTGGAGGGCGTGCCCGAGGACAAGGCCCAGCGGGCGGTGGAAAACGCCCTGAACGCCCTGGGCCTTGGGGTAAAGGAAGGGAGGACGGAGTACCTCCTCTTCCTGGGGGCGGGGGAGCTGGACCGGTTGGCCGGGCTCATCCGGGAGAACCTCGAGGCCCTCTCCGCTCAGGAGGCCAAAGGCAAGAAGAAAGCCGAGGTGGACGGGGAGCTCAAGAAGGCCTTGGAAAAGGTGCTGGACGGGGGTAAAGCGGTGGACCTGGCCCTCTTCGGCCGGATGCTGGCGGACCGCCCCGAGTTTGGCGTGGACGCCGCCTGCCAGGTGGCCCATGCCCTTTCCACCCACAAGGTGGACCGGGAGTTTGACTTCTACACCGCCGTGGACGATCTGAACCCCAAGGAGGAGACGGGGGCGGGGATGATGGGGGACGTGGAGTTTTACTCCGCCACCATGTACCGCTATGCGGTGGTGAACCTGGACAAGCTCCTGGAGAACCTGCAAGGGGACCGGGAACTGGCCCAGAAGGGGGCCTTGGCCTTCCTGGAGGCGTTCGCCCTCACCCTGCCCTCGGGCAAGCAGAACAGTTTTGCCGCCCACAACCCGCCCCTCTTCCTGGCTTTCCGTGCCGGGGTGGGGTTGCCCCGCAACCTGGCCACCGCCTTTGAAAGGCCCATCTGGCCCAAGGAGGGCAAAGCCCTTTCCGCCCTTTCCGTGGAGGCCCTGGTCCGGGAGTGGGCCAAGTTTGACCGGGCTTACGGCGCTTTAGAGCCCGAGTGGAAGGGTGCTTTAAACCTCACCGAGGCAGAGGTCCAGGGCATTGACCTGGTGGATGGGCTAGGCGGGCTGAGAAAGAGGGCGGAGGAGGCCCTGAAGGCGTTGCTTGCCCCGGGAGGTTAG
- the casB gene encoding type I-E CRISPR-associated protein Cse2/CasB, whose translation MSKAFVDYLERLKGSRTWTAARAALRRSLAFPPGEYPPVLPYVEAFVDGEGWEREAHYLVAALYALKDGAHQEGRTLAQALRQAGQARDSKSVGKRFQALLDADRDQLPFRLRQAVGLVEGGLDFAKLLEDLLLWFDGRRRVQVRWAREYYGVREEETQEEIEEVKA comes from the coding sequence ATGAGCAAGGCCTTTGTGGATTACTTGGAGAGGCTTAAGGGAAGCCGGACCTGGACCGCGGCCCGGGCAGCCCTGCGGAGGAGCTTGGCCTTCCCGCCCGGGGAATACCCGCCTGTACTCCCCTATGTGGAGGCCTTTGTGGACGGGGAGGGGTGGGAGCGGGAGGCCCACTACCTGGTGGCTGCCCTCTACGCCCTGAAGGACGGGGCCCATCAGGAGGGGCGCACCCTGGCCCAGGCCCTTAGGCAAGCCGGGCAGGCCCGGGATTCCAAGAGCGTGGGAAAGCGTTTCCAGGCCCTTTTGGATGCGGACCGGGACCAGCTCCCTTTTCGCCTGCGCCAGGCGGTGGGCCTGGTGGAAGGTGGTTTAGACTTCGCCAAGTTGCTTGAGGACCTCCTCCTCTGGTTTGACGGGAGGAGGCGGGTCCAGGTCCGCTGGGCCCGGGAGTACTACGGCGTGCGGGAAGAGGAGACGCAAGAGGAGATAGAGGAGGTGAAGGCATGA